The proteins below come from a single Rhizobium rhizoryzae genomic window:
- a CDS encoding IS3 family transposase (programmed frameshift): MSNEYRHVELLTGDVRRRRWTTEQKLTIIEQSFEPGETVSSAARRHGVAPNLLYRWRRLLSEGGAAAVDSDEPVVGNSEVKKLEDRVRELERMLGRKTMEVEILREALSKADFKKTDIAADLVAEGRFPMKAVADTLGVSRSNLVERLKGRSRPRGSYHKAEDAEILPIIRRLVDQRPTYGYRRIAALLNRERRAADKPVVNAKRVHRIMGDHAMLLEKHTAVRKGRLHDGKVMVMRSNLRWCSDGLEFTCWNGEVIRLAFIIDAFDREIIAWTAVANAGISGSDVRDMMLEAVEKRFAATRAPQAIEHLSDNGSAYTARDTRLFAQALNLTPCFTPVASPQSNGMSEAFVKTLKRDYIRIAALTDAETALRLIDGWIDDYNEIHPHSALKMASPRQFIRAKSN; the protein is encoded by the exons ATGTCTAACGAGTATCGACACGTTGAATTGCTGACCGGTGATGTCCGCCGCAGGCGCTGGACAACCGAGCAGAAGCTGACAATCATCGAGCAGAGTTTCGAACCAGGCGAGACGGTGTCTTCGGCCGCTCGCCGCCATGGCGTTGCGCCCAATCTGCTTTACCGCTGGCGCAGGCTCTTGAGTGAGGGAGGTGCTGCAGCCGTGGATTCTGACGAGCCGGTTGTCGGCAATTCGGAAGTGAAGAAGCTGGAGGATCGTGTCCGCGAGCTGGAGCGCATGCTCGGCCGCAAGACCATGGAGGTCGAAATCCTCCGGGAAGCCTTGTCCAAAGCGGACT TCAAAAAAACGGATATCGCGGCCGATCTTGTTGCCGAAGGACGGTTCCCGATGAAGGCCGTCGCCGACACGCTGGGCGTATCCCGTTCCAACCTTGTCGAGCGGCTGAAAGGCCGATCAAGGCCGCGCGGGTCCTATCACAAGGCCGAGGATGCAGAGATTCTGCCCATAATCCGTAGGCTGGTGGATCAAAGGCCAACTTATGGCTATCGGCGGATCGCCGCGCTCCTCAATCGCGAGAGGCGAGCCGCCGATAAGCCTGTCGTCAACGCCAAGCGGGTTCATCGCATCATGGGCGACCACGCCATGCTGCTGGAGAAGCACACGGCCGTTCGCAAGGGCCGCCTCCACGACGGCAAAGTCATGGTCATGCGCTCGAACCTGCGCTGGTGCTCGGACGGTCTGGAGTTCACCTGCTGGAATGGTGAGGTCATTCGTCTCGCCTTCATTATCGACGCCTTCGACCGCGAGATCATCGCCTGGACGGCGGTCGCCAACGCGGGCATCTCCGGCTCTGACGTGCGCGACATGATGCTGGAGGCGGTCGAGAAGCGGTTCGCGGCAACCCGAGCCCCGCAGGCAATCGAGCATCTCTCGGACAATGGTTCTGCTTACACCGCGAGGGACACGAGGCTGTTTGCCCAGGCGCTCAATCTGACACCCTGCTTCACGCCGGTGGCCAGTCCGCAGTCAAATGGCATGTCGGAAGCCTTCGTCAAAACCCTGAAGCGGGACTATATCCGCATCGCAGCACTAACGGACGCCGAAACAGCGCTCCGGCTCATCGACGGATGGATCGACGACTACAACGAAATCCATCCCCATTCCGCGCTCAAGATGGCTTCCCCTCGGCAGTTCATCAGGGCTAAATCAAACTAG
- a CDS encoding PAS domain-containing protein has protein sequence MLFADVFSAGRVADDVRAISQSLAMIWFNPDGTVISANENFCNALKYQLSEIVGKHHRIFCEDAIRQSPDYQTELPPISTGQSA, from the coding sequence ATGTTATTTGCAGATGTTTTCAGTGCAGGGCGTGTTGCCGATGATGTCCGCGCTATATCGCAGTCTCTCGCCATGATCTGGTTCAATCCAGATGGTACCGTCATCTCCGCAAACGAGAATTTCTGCAACGCACTTAAATATCAACTGAGTGAGATAGTTGGGAAACATCATCGCATATTCTGTGAGGATGCAATTCGGCAATCTCCAGACTATCAGACTGAACTGCCCCCCATTTCGACCGGACAGTCGGCATAA
- a CDS encoding alpha/beta hydrolase family protein: MNNLINLAKHIPTPEPTLTVAYTPIRLSIPGRQPLELRLTAPAAGGNLPIVLLSHGYGPSNYIPSKDGYAPLTQFWAERGFVVIQPTHASSRVGGLPANSSGAPFFWRERVEEMKAILDQLAEIERQAPVVAGRMDHARIGAVGHSFGGHTVGLLLGAQVNGEDFSDPRISAGVLLTTPGRGGRDMTPESAARFPFFDVDFSTLSTQSLVVCGDMDNPHFTTRGPEWHADAFHDAPGAKAMLMMHGVGHGLGGIAALDAKETETEAPDVLEATRRLTLAWLQSVLGADEGAWPRARLSLENEAAPLATVTEKQP; the protein is encoded by the coding sequence ATGAACAATCTGATCAATCTCGCAAAGCATATTCCCACACCTGAACCCACTCTCACCGTGGCCTACACGCCGATTCGTCTTTCGATACCGGGCCGCCAGCCGCTGGAACTGCGTCTCACCGCGCCCGCTGCGGGAGGTAACCTGCCGATCGTGCTTCTGTCACATGGCTACGGTCCCTCGAACTATATCCCGTCAAAGGACGGATACGCTCCACTTACTCAGTTCTGGGCGGAGAGAGGGTTCGTCGTGATCCAGCCCACCCATGCGAGTTCTCGCGTTGGCGGCCTGCCTGCGAATTCATCGGGCGCACCGTTCTTCTGGCGCGAACGTGTCGAGGAGATGAAGGCGATCCTTGACCAGTTGGCCGAGATTGAACGGCAGGCGCCGGTAGTCGCTGGTCGGATGGATCATGCACGCATCGGCGCAGTGGGCCATTCCTTTGGCGGCCATACGGTTGGGCTCCTGCTCGGCGCGCAGGTGAATGGTGAGGACTTTTCCGATCCAAGAATCTCGGCCGGCGTTCTCCTGACAACACCGGGACGCGGCGGCAGGGACATGACGCCTGAGAGTGCTGCGCGGTTTCCGTTCTTCGACGTCGACTTCTCGACGCTCTCGACACAGAGCCTCGTCGTTTGCGGTGATATGGACAACCCGCACTTTACGACGCGCGGCCCCGAATGGCATGCGGATGCCTTCCATGATGCGCCGGGCGCTAAAGCAATGCTGATGATGCATGGGGTCGGGCATGGCCTTGGCGGGATCGCAGCGCTCGACGCAAAGGAAACAGAGACTGAAGCACCAGATGTGCTGGAGGCAACACGACGTCTCACGCTCGCCTGGCTTCAGAGTGTGCTCGGCGCGGACGAAGGCGCTTGGCCGAGAGCGCGGCTGTCACTTGAAAACGAAGCCGCTCCGCTTGCAACGGTTACCGAGAAGCAGCCCTGA
- a CDS encoding SDR family oxidoreductase — protein sequence MPKILITGCSSGFGLAIAQKFLGGGWDVVATMRTPRNDLLPSNDRLEILPLDITNPDSIAKAVETAGPIDVLVNNAGVGMLNVLEGTEMAKIRELFETNVFGAIAMTKAVLPQMRARRSGVIVNVSSAVTIRPLPALAVYSASKAALNAFTESLALEAAMFGIRAKLVLPGSAPTTGFGKNAVSRMGMEIPEPYSEFVQDYMTKLRSGTEFTTADAVAEAVWRSVTEIDAPMKIPAGADAETSFRRASHLLA from the coding sequence ATGCCAAAGATCCTCATCACCGGTTGCTCATCCGGGTTCGGCCTCGCCATCGCACAGAAATTCTTGGGCGGCGGGTGGGACGTCGTCGCGACCATGCGCACGCCGCGAAACGACCTTCTTCCGTCGAACGACCGGCTCGAAATCCTGCCGCTCGATATCACGAATCCGGATAGCATCGCGAAGGCGGTCGAAACCGCCGGCCCGATCGATGTGCTGGTCAACAATGCCGGCGTCGGCATGCTCAATGTGCTGGAAGGCACAGAGATGGCGAAAATCCGCGAACTGTTCGAGACAAACGTCTTCGGCGCGATCGCGATGACAAAAGCTGTTCTCCCGCAGATGCGGGCCCGTCGCTCAGGCGTCATCGTCAATGTCAGCTCCGCCGTCACGATAAGGCCGCTCCCAGCACTTGCGGTTTACAGCGCCAGCAAGGCGGCCCTCAACGCATTCACGGAGAGCCTCGCGCTCGAAGCGGCGATGTTTGGCATCCGTGCCAAACTTGTGTTGCCTGGCTCTGCACCGACGACCGGCTTCGGCAAAAATGCTGTCTCGCGGATGGGCATGGAAATTCCAGAGCCATATAGCGAATTCGTCCAGGATTATATGACGAAGCTTCGTTCGGGCACTGAGTTTACGACGGCCGACGCGGTTGCAGAGGCCGTCTGGCGGTCTGTGACAGAGATCGACGCGCCGATGAAGATCCCCGCCGGTGCCGACGCGGAAACCTCGTTCCGCCGAGCGAGCCATTTGCTCGCCTGA
- a CDS encoding AraC family transcriptional regulator, with the protein MTDPVAEVVSLLKPSPSISKLVTGGGRWLVERTELGSPFYCAVVEGRCLMTIAGRDPMVLTAGDFVLVPKIFSFTMSSMEPPPRGALAQRLETSPGVFRLGDPEAPAEIKALVGHCAFGSDDKALLVSLLPEVIHIHGEGRLMALVQMINEETRADRVAREMVLHRLLEVLFIDALRSAANAKAPPGLLRGMADPLLAPILRRIHADPGRSMTVETLAQEAAMSRSTFFDRFRKEVGVAPMEYATGWRMALAKEYLREDVAMAEIAERVGYGSTSAFSVAFNRHVGMPPGAYSRAVAAAA; encoded by the coding sequence ATGACTGATCCGGTCGCCGAAGTTGTTTCCTTGTTGAAGCCGAGCCCTTCGATCTCGAAGCTGGTAACGGGCGGCGGTCGGTGGCTGGTTGAGCGTACGGAGCTCGGGAGCCCTTTCTACTGCGCCGTCGTCGAAGGCCGTTGCCTGATGACGATCGCCGGTCGTGACCCAATGGTGCTCACTGCGGGTGACTTCGTCCTGGTCCCGAAGATCTTCTCATTCACGATGAGCAGCATGGAGCCGCCGCCACGCGGCGCACTTGCCCAACGTCTGGAGACCAGCCCCGGCGTCTTTCGGCTGGGCGATCCGGAAGCACCGGCAGAGATCAAGGCACTGGTCGGGCACTGTGCATTCGGCTCGGATGACAAGGCCCTTCTCGTATCGCTGCTGCCGGAGGTCATCCATATCCATGGTGAAGGGCGACTGATGGCCCTGGTCCAGATGATAAACGAGGAGACGCGAGCTGACCGGGTCGCGCGTGAGATGGTGCTTCATCGGCTGCTTGAAGTGTTGTTCATCGATGCGCTACGATCAGCAGCCAATGCCAAGGCGCCGCCGGGCCTCCTGCGAGGCATGGCCGATCCGCTGCTGGCGCCGATCCTGCGACGCATCCACGCAGATCCGGGTCGCAGCATGACGGTGGAGACGCTTGCCCAGGAGGCTGCCATGTCTCGTTCGACTTTCTTCGATCGTTTTCGCAAGGAAGTAGGGGTTGCGCCGATGGAGTATGCGACCGGATGGCGCATGGCGCTCGCGAAAGAGTATCTCCGCGAGGATGTTGCAATGGCCGAGATCGCGGAGCGCGTCGGCTACGGATCGACAAGCGCCTTCAGCGTCGCCTTCAATCGGCATGTAGGAATGCCGCCTGGCGCCTATTCGCGCGCAGTTGCTGCTGCGGCTTAA
- the xth gene encoding exodeoxyribonuclease III, with amino-acid sequence MKIATYNVNGVNGRLDLLLRWLHEAEPDAVILQELKAPDANFPAKAIAAAGYGAVWHGQKSWNGVAILARGQKPHLTRKGLPGEPEDEQSRYVEAIVDGVVIGGLYLPNGNPYPGPKFDYKLRWFQRLQAYAAELLELEVPVVLVGDYNVMPTELDVYKPERWTNDALFRVEVREAFRDLVGQGWTDALRELHPGERIYTFWDYFRNAYARDAGLRLDHFLLSPDLAARLRKAEVDKHVRGWEHTSDHAPVWIELSEKPSKKRKLK; translated from the coding sequence GTGAAGATCGCGACCTATAACGTCAATGGCGTAAACGGTCGCCTCGATCTTCTGCTTCGGTGGCTGCACGAGGCGGAGCCGGATGCGGTCATCCTCCAGGAGCTGAAGGCACCCGACGCCAACTTCCCTGCGAAGGCCATTGCCGCCGCTGGTTATGGCGCTGTCTGGCATGGCCAGAAATCCTGGAACGGAGTTGCCATCCTCGCGCGCGGGCAGAAGCCGCACCTGACGCGCAAGGGCCTGCCGGGAGAGCCGGAGGATGAGCAGAGCCGGTATGTCGAGGCCATCGTCGATGGGGTGGTGATCGGTGGCCTCTATCTGCCAAACGGCAACCCCTATCCTGGCCCAAAGTTCGACTACAAGCTGCGCTGGTTTCAGCGCCTGCAAGCCTATGCCGCCGAATTGCTGGAGCTTGAAGTGCCGGTCGTGCTGGTCGGTGACTACAATGTCATGCCGACCGAGCTCGACGTCTACAAGCCCGAGCGTTGGACGAACGATGCACTGTTTCGCGTCGAAGTGCGTGAAGCGTTTCGCGATCTGGTCGGCCAGGGCTGGACGGATGCGTTGCGCGAACTTCATCCCGGTGAGCGCATCTACACGTTCTGGGATTATTTCCGAAACGCCTACGCGCGCGACGCCGGACTAAGGCTAGATCACTTTTTGCTCAGCCCCGACCTCGCTGCACGCTTGAGAAAAGCAGAAGTCGACAAACACGTGCGCGGCTGGGAGCACACCAGCGATCATGCGCCCGTCTGGATCGAGCTATCCGAAAAACCGAGCAAAAAGAGGAAATTGAAATGA
- a CDS encoding non-homologous end joining protein Ku — translation MAGQRAQWKGFIKFGEVSAGVALYTAASTSDRITFNTINKATGNRVNRVFIDSETGELVKKEMQTKGFEIENGQYIVIDPDEVAATIPESNKTLEIEAFIPCSDVDDVYFDKPYYLTPDKLGSEAFAALRDGMRKSKVAAIARTVLFRRMRTVLIRPHGKGLIATTLNYDYEVRSSKKAFEEMPKIKIEGEMLDLAKHIISTKKGDFDPASFDDRYEAALEELVKAKIEGKSIPKRKKVEVSKPNDLLAALRESAGMMKATDEKPKRTAANANKGVGLKSASRGAAAKSAASKAASQRKSA, via the coding sequence ATGGCAGGTCAGCGCGCCCAGTGGAAAGGGTTCATAAAGTTTGGCGAGGTCTCGGCCGGGGTCGCACTCTATACCGCGGCTTCGACATCGGACCGCATCACCTTCAACACCATCAACAAGGCGACCGGAAACAGGGTCAACCGCGTCTTCATCGACAGCGAGACCGGAGAGCTCGTCAAAAAGGAGATGCAGACCAAGGGCTTCGAGATTGAAAACGGCCAGTACATCGTCATCGACCCTGACGAGGTCGCCGCGACAATCCCCGAAAGCAACAAGACGCTTGAGATCGAGGCGTTCATCCCGTGCTCTGATGTCGATGATGTCTACTTCGACAAGCCCTACTACCTGACCCCTGACAAACTCGGATCCGAAGCCTTCGCGGCACTGCGCGACGGGATGCGCAAGTCGAAGGTCGCGGCAATCGCCAGGACGGTGCTGTTCCGGCGGATGCGAACGGTCTTGATCCGCCCGCACGGAAAGGGCCTGATCGCCACCACCCTCAATTACGACTACGAGGTCCGCTCGTCGAAAAAGGCATTCGAGGAGATGCCGAAGATCAAGATCGAGGGTGAGATGCTCGATCTGGCGAAGCACATCATTTCGACCAAGAAGGGTGACTTCGATCCCGCCAGCTTTGATGATCGATACGAGGCCGCGCTGGAAGAACTCGTCAAGGCCAAGATCGAGGGCAAGTCGATACCAAAGCGCAAAAAAGTCGAGGTTTCCAAGCCGAACGACCTGCTTGCCGCCCTACGGGAGAGCGCTGGCATGATGAAGGCGACCGACGAAAAACCGAAACGCACTGCGGCCAATGCCAACAAAGGCGTAGGCCTTAAGAGCGCCTCGCGCGGAGCTGCGGCGAAGTCCGCCGCTTCCAAGGCGGCCTCGCAGCGCAAGTCGGCTTGA
- a CDS encoding non-homologous end joining protein Ku: MALRPYWKGYLKLSLVTCPVNMTPATSESEKVRFHTLNKDTGNRVVSQYIDSITGKPVKDENEAKGYARIENDYVILTEDDLDNVALDTVKTIDIAKFAPADSIEWVYLEKPHYLMPDDAVGNEAFAVIRDAMKADKVVGISKLVIGRREKAVVLEPRDDGIVLWSLRFGDEVRPEENYFEDIDDEVDPDLIPLVQELIKQKTKRWSPDMVSDPIQESLLKLIEEKKKALKPKKATKSRKAQEVGPKTNVVNIMDALRKSVSAELNKRKAV, encoded by the coding sequence ATGGCTTTGCGTCCGTACTGGAAGGGATACCTCAAGCTCTCCCTCGTCACCTGCCCCGTGAACATGACCCCCGCGACATCGGAATCGGAGAAGGTTCGGTTCCACACCCTCAACAAGGATACCGGCAACCGTGTCGTTTCCCAGTACATCGACTCCATCACGGGCAAGCCGGTGAAGGATGAAAACGAGGCAAAGGGATATGCTCGCATTGAGAACGACTATGTCATCCTGACCGAAGACGACCTCGATAACGTCGCCCTCGATACGGTGAAGACTATCGACATTGCGAAGTTTGCGCCCGCCGACAGCATCGAGTGGGTCTACCTGGAAAAGCCGCACTACCTGATGCCCGACGATGCGGTTGGAAATGAAGCATTCGCCGTGATCCGCGACGCGATGAAGGCGGACAAGGTCGTCGGGATTTCGAAGCTCGTCATCGGTCGTCGCGAGAAGGCGGTGGTTCTCGAACCCCGGGACGACGGAATCGTACTCTGGTCCCTGCGTTTCGGCGACGAAGTGCGGCCGGAAGAAAACTATTTCGAAGATATCGACGACGAGGTCGATCCTGATCTCATTCCTCTCGTCCAGGAACTGATCAAGCAGAAGACAAAGCGCTGGTCACCCGACATGGTCAGTGATCCGATCCAGGAGAGCCTCCTGAAGCTTATTGAGGAGAAGAAGAAGGCGCTCAAGCCGAAGAAGGCGACAAAGAGCAGAAAAGCGCAAGAGGTCGGACCGAAAACCAACGTGGTGAACATCATGGATGCACTGCGCAAATCTGTTTCTGCCGAACTGAATAAGCGGAAGGCTGTTTGA
- a CDS encoding DUF2177 family protein produces MKTLGIAYAGTLISFLLIDAIWLGVVAKNFYREQLGDMMLPSPNFVVAALFYLFFAVAIVILAVRPGIEAGSIWTSIGYGAILGLAAYGTYDMTNLSTLKGWPVALTIIDLAWGTALTAAASACGHAAVRQFG; encoded by the coding sequence ATGAAGACCCTTGGTATCGCCTACGCCGGAACGCTGATTTCATTTCTGCTCATCGATGCAATCTGGCTTGGTGTCGTTGCCAAGAATTTTTATCGCGAACAACTCGGGGACATGATGCTGCCCTCACCGAATTTTGTGGTCGCTGCGCTATTCTACCTGTTCTTCGCGGTCGCCATTGTGATCCTCGCGGTCCGTCCCGGCATTGAGGCCGGCTCAATATGGACCAGTATTGGCTATGGAGCCATTTTAGGTCTGGCTGCCTATGGGACCTACGACATGACGAACCTGTCGACCCTGAAAGGATGGCCTGTCGCGCTGACGATCATTGATCTGGCCTGGGGCACGGCCCTGACCGCCGCCGCGAGCGCATGCGGCCATGCTGCTGTGCGTCAGTTCGGTTAG
- a CDS encoding hydrolase produces the protein MIFFTADTHFGDPRVLRIDRRPFSHMAAHDAAVIDNWNAVVRQDDDIWHLGDFMSVKGGDCATLLGKLNGRKHLIVGNNDPETTTASKGWASVQHYAEFREGGHHLILCHYAFRTWNQMGKGSINLHGHSHGRLKPAPRQFDVGVDAQGLKPVSLAEILNSKTKTKVSADAM, from the coding sequence GTGATCTTCTTCACCGCAGACACGCATTTCGGGGATCCTCGCGTCCTGCGGATCGACCGTCGTCCATTTTCACACATGGCAGCACATGACGCTGCAGTCATCGACAACTGGAATGCCGTCGTCAGACAGGACGACGATATCTGGCATCTTGGCGACTTCATGTCGGTGAAAGGCGGAGACTGTGCGACTTTGCTTGGGAAACTGAACGGGAGGAAACACCTCATCGTCGGGAATAATGATCCGGAGACGACGACGGCATCTAAGGGGTGGGCCAGCGTCCAGCACTATGCCGAATTCCGCGAGGGTGGCCATCACCTGATCCTGTGCCACTACGCATTCCGGACGTGGAACCAGATGGGCAAAGGATCGATCAATCTCCACGGCCACTCGCATGGTCGACTAAAACCCGCACCGCGCCAGTTCGATGTCGGGGTCGACGCGCAGGGTTTGAAGCCAGTGAGCCTGGCCGAAATCCTCAATTCCAAGACAAAGACCAAAGTCTCTGCCGACGCCATGTAG
- a CDS encoding SDR family oxidoreductase: protein MTAAFTAAKQREIQEQVAEADQQEVSSEPRAMQAGARRYPEPPFPEQHQDKPGDEAALVPATMYDAPFYIGSAKLKDKVALITGGDSGIGRSVAVLFAREGADIAIVHLDEDGDAEETAAAVEKEGRRCLVIKGDVKKSAFCRDAVERTVSEFGKLDVLVNNSAFQVHTYDIVDLTEDHFDETLKTNLYGYFHMARAAVPHLKNGSAIINTGSVTGFDGEKTLLDYSMTKGGIHAFTRSLASQLIPKGIRVNCVAPGPVWSPLNPSDKEPDKVAQFGSGTPMKRPAQPEEIAPAYVFLASPQCSSYITGEILPIVGGY from the coding sequence ATGACCGCAGCATTTACCGCAGCCAAGCAACGTGAAATCCAGGAACAGGTCGCTGAGGCCGATCAGCAGGAGGTCTCTTCCGAGCCGCGCGCAATGCAGGCTGGCGCTCGTCGATATCCTGAGCCGCCATTTCCAGAGCAGCATCAGGACAAGCCGGGTGACGAAGCCGCCCTCGTGCCGGCCACAATGTATGACGCGCCGTTCTATATCGGCTCAGCGAAGCTGAAGGACAAGGTAGCGCTCATCACCGGAGGCGACAGCGGTATCGGGCGATCCGTGGCGGTGCTGTTTGCCCGGGAAGGCGCCGATATCGCGATCGTTCACCTTGACGAGGATGGCGACGCCGAGGAGACGGCAGCCGCCGTCGAGAAGGAAGGTCGCCGCTGCCTGGTGATCAAGGGCGACGTGAAGAAATCCGCTTTTTGCCGCGACGCCGTCGAAAGGACCGTATCCGAATTCGGAAAGCTCGATGTCCTGGTGAACAATTCTGCCTTCCAGGTCCACACCTACGACATCGTCGACCTGACCGAGGATCATTTCGACGAGACGTTAAAGACCAATCTGTACGGCTATTTCCACATGGCTCGCGCCGCGGTTCCGCATCTCAAGAACGGCTCGGCGATCATCAATACGGGATCCGTCACCGGTTTTGACGGCGAAAAGACGCTGCTCGATTACTCTATGACCAAGGGCGGCATCCACGCCTTCACCAGGTCACTTGCATCGCAGCTCATCCCAAAAGGAATCCGCGTCAACTGCGTCGCCCCAGGGCCCGTATGGTCACCGCTCAACCCAAGCGACAAGGAGCCCGACAAGGTCGCCCAGTTCGGCTCCGGCACGCCAATGAAGCGCCCGGCCCAGCCGGAAGAAATTGCGCCGGCCTATGTCTTCCTCGCCTCACCGCAATGCTCAAGCTATATCACCGGCGAGATACTGCCGATCGTCGGAGGGTATTGA
- a CDS encoding GFA family protein — protein MSERQGSCRCGRVSFAVKGEPTRIGICHCTDCRVESGSAFTYFGIWPAAQFTSAGETTVFEGRRFCPSCGSRLFAYDETEAEIKLGSLSEAPTDLVPVYELWVKRREPWLAAIDGAEQFDEDRT, from the coding sequence ATGAGCGAACGACAGGGTTCATGCCGATGCGGTCGGGTCTCATTTGCGGTGAAAGGCGAGCCGACACGCATTGGCATCTGCCACTGCACCGACTGCCGCGTCGAGAGCGGTTCGGCTTTTACCTATTTCGGCATCTGGCCTGCAGCCCAGTTCACCAGTGCGGGTGAGACGACCGTGTTTGAAGGCCGCCGGTTCTGTCCTTCCTGCGGCTCACGTCTGTTCGCATATGATGAGACGGAGGCCGAGATCAAACTGGGGAGCCTGAGCGAGGCGCCAACGGATCTGGTCCCGGTCTACGAGCTGTGGGTGAAGCGCCGCGAACCCTGGCTCGCGGCGATAGACGGTGCTGAACAGTTCGACGAGGATCGGACGTGA